Proteins from one Acidiphilium multivorum AIU301 genomic window:
- a CDS encoding TetR/AcrR family transcriptional regulator has translation MPRPRSLTNEDLLDRAIPIFLGKGYAGASLRDLTEATGLSAAALYHRYGDKNGLFRAAIDRYADDMMVPLLERFAAEDDPIAAIAGLLANLSHVSAQDPHRMGCLLVNSAMDGGPISAEARAQVHARLSQLEAFFRDRLEHARDQGRLPAGIEPPAQAELLLATVLALRTLARLDPDPGRLDRLVADAMSRLHPGGSGTP, from the coding sequence ATGCCGCGCCCACGCAGTCTGACAAACGAAGACCTGCTCGATCGGGCCATTCCGATCTTTCTCGGCAAGGGCTATGCCGGGGCTTCGTTGCGCGACCTGACAGAGGCCACGGGGCTCAGTGCCGCTGCGCTTTATCATCGGTATGGCGACAAGAACGGCCTGTTCCGCGCCGCTATCGACCGTTATGCCGATGACATGATGGTGCCGCTTCTTGAACGGTTTGCCGCCGAAGACGATCCGATCGCGGCGATCGCCGGGCTTCTCGCGAATCTGAGCCATGTTTCGGCGCAGGACCCGCATCGGATGGGGTGCCTGCTGGTCAACAGCGCGATGGATGGCGGACCGATTTCGGCTGAGGCCCGCGCTCAGGTCCATGCCCGGCTGAGCCAGCTGGAAGCATTCTTTCGCGATCGGCTTGAACACGCACGGGACCAGGGGCGCCTGCCCGCCGGGATCGAACCTCCGGCGCAGGCGGAACTCCTCCTCGCGACCGTTCTCGCCTTGCGCACCCTGGCGCGCCTCGATCCAGATCCCGGCCGGCTCGACCGGCTGGTCGCCGACGCGATGAGCCGCCTTCATCCCGGCGGATCCGGGACTCCATGA